In Ailuropoda melanoleuca isolate Jingjing chromosome 4, ASM200744v2, whole genome shotgun sequence, the following proteins share a genomic window:
- the ASB14 gene encoding ankyrin repeat and SOCS box protein 14 — protein sequence MNNYTSDEDTDEDLDTQLIIQQSLQDVHWPRTTQQASADDSLHSFLSADYKKIIETIEAGKEDALSRLTKFHSAFAEADGAGWLPLHKAAVQLNKNILQITLKASKPSAWEQTTHNGETPLFLAVSTCLLENARFLLLNGCNPDAKNSEGNSPLLTAVLRDSYEMAALLISYGADVNLRCTNERTALHEAAKLGRQDIVKLMLVSGAHPDPQSSYGFTPLALAAQSGHTEIMEMLLQKGANALGQASDSASILLEAASGGNPDCLTLLLERGADANIPKNSGHLPIHVAADRGHLLALKILVPVTDPVAIKQSGISPIHCAAAGAHPECLELLIQAGFDVNFMLDQRIRKHYDDHRKSALYFAVSNGDLSSVKLLLSAGALPNQDPVNCLQIALRMGNYELISLLLRHGANVNYFCRVNPLHFPSALQYTLKDEVMLRMLLNYGYDTERCFDCPHGNKVHPCYTFEGWTSTVIKDTMFCEVITLSWLQHLSGKVVRVLLDYVDQVRICSKLKAVLQKQGLWSEIHFILTNPRPLRHLCRLKIRQCMGRLRLRCPVFMSFLPLPNRLKEYVLYKEYDLYEQGIFTGPW from the exons ATGAATAATTACACCAGCGATGAAGACACAGATGAGGACTTGGATACCCAGCTCATCATCCAGCAGAGCTTACAGGACGTTCACTGGCCGAGGACGACACAGCAGGCATCCGCAGACGACAG CTTGCATTCCTTTTTGAGCGCTGACTACAAGAAGATAATTGAAACAATAGAGGC AGGTAAGGAAGATGCACTGTCACGCTTGACCAAGTTCCATTCTGCTTTTGCTGAAGCAGATGGGGCAGGCTGGCTCCCTCTGCATAAGGCTGCCGTGCAGTTAAATAAGAACATTTTGCAGATCACCCTGAAAG CTTCAAAACCGAGCGCATGGGAGCAAACCACCCACAATGGTGAAACGCCACTGTTTTTGGCTGTCAGCACTTGCCTCTTAGAAAATGCCCGTTTCCTCCTCCTCAATGGCTGCAATCCGGATGCCAAGAATTCTGAAGGCAATTCTCCTCTTCTTACAG CCGTTCTACGTGACTCCTACGAGATGGCCGCCTTGCTGATCAGCTATGGGGCAGACGTGAATCTGCGGTGTACCAACGAGAGGACAGCTCTCCATGAAGCAGCCAAACTGGGCAGGCAGGACATAGTGAAGCTGATGTTGGTGTCTGGGGCACACCCGGACCCACAGAGCTCCTACGGATTCACTCCTCTTGCTCTTGCTGCCCAAAGTGGACACACTGAAATCATGGAAATGTTACTGCAGAAAG GAGCTAACGCTCTTGGTCAGGCCTCTGACTCTGCTTCCATCTTACTTGAAGCCGCCAGCGGAGGAAATCCAGACTGTCTGACTCTTCTTCTAGAGCGTGGAGCTGATGCCAACATCCCTAAGAATTCAGGTCACCTGCCCATTCATGTGGCAGCTGACAGAGGCCATTTGTT AGCTCTAAAGATTTTGGTTCCAGTGACGGACCCTGTTGCCATTAAGCAGAGCGGCATCAGTCCCATCCACTGTGCGGCAGCGGGAGCACACCCCGAATGCCTGGAACTCCTCATTCAGGCTGGATTTGATGTAAATTTCATGCTAGATCAGAGAATTCGCAAACACTATGACGACCACAGGAAGTCAGCTTTGTATTTTGCTGTATCGAATGGTGACCTCTCTTCAGTTAAGCTGCTTCTGAGTGCTGGAGCTCTGCCTAATCAAGACCCAGTTAACTGCCTCCAGATAGCCCTACGGATGGGCAACTACGAGCTGATAAGTCTGCTGCTACGGCATGGGGCCAACGTCAATTATTTCTGCAGAGTCAACCCTTTACATTTCCCATCAGCACTGCAGTACACACTGAAAGATGAAGTCATGCTCAGGATGCTGTTGAATTACGGGTATGACACAGAGCGGTGCTTTGACTGTCCTCATGGAAACAAAGTTCATCCTTGTTATACTTTTGAAGGCTGGACATCTACAGTTATCAAAGATACTATG TTCTGTGAAGTAATAACATTGTCATGGCTGCAACATCTCTCTGGGAAGGTTGTTCGAGTGTTGCTTGATTATGTTGATCAAGTTCGAATCTGTTCAAAGTTGAAAGCTGTGCTCCAAAAACAGGGGCTCTGGTCAGAAATCCATTTCATCTTGA CAAACCCTCGGCCCCTCAGACATCTGTGCCGCCTGAAGATCCGGCAGTGTATGGGGCGCCTACGTCTGCGCTGCCCGGTCTTCATGTCCTTCCTTCCATTGCCAAACCGTCTTAAAGAGTATGTCCTCTACAAAGAGTATGACCTTTATGAACAAGGAATTTTCACAGGACCCTGGTAG